In a single window of the Globicephala melas chromosome 10, mGloMel1.2, whole genome shotgun sequence genome:
- the HDAC7 gene encoding histone deacetylase 7 isoform X1 yields the protein MLNFLFQGLVLREQGSEDGTQVSPGAHCPSPPGTGCPRPCADTPGPQPQPMDLRVGQRPPVEPPPEPTLLALQHPQRLHHHLFLAGLQTQRSAETMRVKIELPTHAAASSSDLAPLPPFSLPRPSPPSPTPRPSLGGRPSPQLSMDTPLPELQVGQQEQELRQLLNKDKSKRSAVASSVVKQKLAEVILKKQQAALERTVHPNSPSVPYRTLEPLETEGAARSMLSSFLPPVPSLPSDPPEHFPLRKTVSEPNLKLRYKPKKSLERRKNPLLRKESAPPSLRRRPAETLGDSSPSSSSTPASGCSSPNDSEHGPNPVLGSEALLGQRLRLQETSLAPFALLPTITLGLPAPARADGDRRTHATLGPRGPVLASPHAPLFLPHGLEPEAGGPLPSRLQPILLLDPSVSHAPLLTVPGLGPLPFHFAQSLLTTERPSGSGLHRPLSRTRSEPLPPSATAPPLLGPLQPRLERLKPHVQLIKRPAKPSEKPRLQQIPSAEDLETDGGGVGPLGDDGLEHREASHGQHEARGPVPLQQHQQVYLWEQQRLAGRLPRGATGDSVLPPLAQGGHRPLSRAQSSPAAPASLPTPEPTSQARVLPSSETPARTLPFTTGLVYDSVMLKHQCSCGDNSRHPEHAGRIQSIWSRLLERGLRSQCESLRGRKASLEELQSVHSERHVLLYGTNPLSRLKLDNGKLAGLLAQRMFVMLPCGGVGVDTDTIWNELHSSNAARWAAGSVTDLAFKVASRELKNGFAVVRPPGHHADHSTAMGFCFFNSVAIACRQLQQQGKASKILIVDWDVHHGNGTQQTFYQDPSVLYISLHRHDDGNFFPGSGAVDEVGAGSGEGFNVNVAWAGGLDPPVGDPEYLAAFRIVVMPIAREFSPDLVLVSAGFDAAEGHPPPLGGYHVSAKCFGYMTQQLMSLAGGAVVLALEGGHDLTAICDASEACVAALLGNKVDPLSEEGWKQKPNLNAIRSLEAVIRVHSEYWGCMQRLASCPDSWVPRVPGADAEVEAVTALASLSVGILTEERTSEQLVEEEEPMNL from the exons ATGGACCTGCGGGTGGGCCAGCGGCCCCCGGTGGAGCCCCCGCCGGAGCCCACGCTGCTGGCCCTGCAGCACCCCCAGCGCCTGCACCACCACCTcttcctggctggcctgcagacCCAGCGCTCGGCGGAGACCATGAGGGTAAAGATAGAGCTCCCCACGCACGCAGCGGCCTCGAGCTCAGACctggcacccctccctcccttcagccTCCCCAGACCCTCGCCTCCGTCTCCAACTCCTCGCCCCTCCCTGGGCGGCCGGCCCTCCCCACAGCTCTCAATGGACACGCCGTTGCCCGAGTTGCAGGTGGGGCAGCAGGAGCAGGAGCTGCGGCAGCTTCTCAATAAGGACAAGAGCAAGCGCA GTGCCGTAGCCAGCAGTGTGGTCAAGCAGAAGCTGGCAGAGGTGATTCTGAAGAAACAGCAGGCAGCCTTAGAGAGGACGGTCCATCCCAATAGCCCCAGCGTTCCCTACAG AACTCTTGAGCCCTTGGAGACGGAAGGAGCTGCCCGTTCCATGCTCAGCAGCTTCCTGCCTCCTGTACCCAGCCTGCCGAGCGACCCCCCAGAACACTTCCCTCTGCGTAAGACAG TCTCTGAGCCCAACCTGAAGCTGCGCTACAAGCCCAAAAAGTCCCTGGAGCGGAGGAAGAACCCGCTGCTGCGGAAGGAGAGCGCCCCGCCCAGCCTCCGGCGGCGGCCGGCAGAGACCCTCGGCG ACTCCTCCCCCAGTAGTAGCAGCACGCCGGCGTCAGGGTGCAGCTCCCCCAATGACAGCGAGCACGGCCCCAACCCGGTCCTGGGCTCCGAG GCGCTCTTGGGCCAGCGGCTGCGGCTGCAGGAGACCTCTCTGGCTCCGTTCGCCTTGCTGCCCACAATCACGCTGGGGCTGCCCGCCCCTGCCAGG GCTGATGGTGACCGCAGGACCCATGCGACTCTGGGCCCTCGGGGACCAGTCCTGGCGAGTCCCCATGCTCCCCTCTTCCTGCCCCATGGCCTGGAGCCCGAGGCTGGAGGCCCCCTGCCCTCTCGCCTGCAGCCCATTCTCCTCCTGGATCCTTCGGTCTCTCACGCCCCCCTGCTGACTG TGCCTGGGCTTGGGCCCCTGCCCTTCCACTTTGCCCAGTCCTTACTGACCACCGAGCGGCCCTCCGGGTCAGGCCTCCACCGGCCGCTGAGCCGGACCCGCTCAGAGCCCCTGCCCCCAAGCGCCACTGCCCCCCCACTGCTGGGCCCCCTGCAGCCCCGCCTGGAGCGGCTCAAACCTCATGTCCAGCTGATCAAG aggccagCCAAGCCGAGTGAGAAGCCCCGACTGCAGCAGATACCCTCGGCTGAGGACCTCGAGACAGATGGCGGGGGCGTGGGGCCGCTGGGGGATGACGGCCTGGAGCACAGGGAGGCCAGCCATGGGCAGCATGAGGCCCGAGGCCCTGTTCCTCTCCAGCAGCACCAGCAG GTGTACCTCTGGGAGCAGCAGCGACTGGCTGGGCGGCTCCCCCGGGGAGCCACTGGGGACTCCGTGCTGCCTCCCCTGGCCCAGGGCGGTCACCGGCCTCTGTCCAGGGCTCAGTCTTCCCCAGCCGCGCCTGCCTCCCTGCCAACCCCAGAGCCCACCAGCCAGGCCCGTGTCCTGCCCAGCTCAGAGACCCCTGCCCGGACCCTGCCCTTCACCACAG GGCTGGTCTATGACTCAGTAATGCTGAAGCACCAGTGCTCCTGTGGAGACAACAGCCGGCACCCGGAGCACGCGGGCCGCATCCAGAGCATCTGGTCCCGGCTGCTGGAGCGGGGGCTCCGGAGCCAGTGCGAG TCTCTACGGGGCCGGAAGGCCTCCCTGGAGGAGCTGCAGTCAGTGCACTCGGAGCGGCACGTGCTCCTCTACGGCACCAACCCGCTCAGCCGCCTCAAACTGGACAATGGGAAGCTGGCAG GGCTCCTGGCACAGCGGATGTTCGTGATGCTGCCCTGCGGTGGCGTTGGG GTGGATACCGACACCATCTGGAACGAGCTGCACTCCTCCAACGCGGCCCGCTGGGCTGCCGGCAGCGTCACTGACCTCGCCTTCAAAGTGGCTTCCCGAGAGCTAAAG AACGGTTTTGCTGTGGTTCGGCCCCCAGGACACCATGCAGACCATTCCACAGCCAT gGGCTTCTGCTTCTTCAACTCAGTGGCCATCGCCTGCCGGCAGCTGCAACAACAGGGCAAGGCCAGCAAGATCCTCATTGTGGACTGG GACGTTCACCATGGCAACGGCACACAGCAGACCTTCTACCAGGACCCCAGCGTGCTCTACATCTCCCTTCATCGCCACGACGATGGCAACTTCTTCCCAGGCAGTGGGGCTGTGGATGAG GTGGGAGCTGGCAGCGGTGAGGGCTTCAACGTCAATGTGGCCTGGGCTGGAGGTCTGGACCCCCCAGTGGGGGATCCTGAGTACCTGGCCGCCTTCAG GATAGTCGTGATGCCCATCGCCCGGGAGTTCTCTCCGGACCTGGTCCTGGTGTCAGCTGGGTTTGATGCTGCCGAGGGTCACCCACCCCCACTGGGCGGCTACCATGTTTCCGCCAAAT GTTTTGGGTACATGACGCAGCAGCTGATGAGCCTGGCGGGAGGTGCGGTGGTGCTGGCCTTGGAGGGTGGCCACGATCTCACAGCCATCTGTGACGCCTCTGAGGCCTGTGTGGCTGCTCTTCTAGGCAACAAG GTGGATCCCCTCTCAGAAGAAGGCTGGAAACAGAAACCCAACCTCAATGCCATCCGCTCTCTGGAAGCTGTGATCCGGGTGCACA GTGAATACTGGGGCTGCATGCAGCGCCTGGCCTCCTGTCCAGACTCCTGGGTGCCCAGGGTGCCAGGGGCCGATGCAGAAGTGGAGGCAGTAACTGCACTGGCATCCCTCTCCGTGGGCATCCTGACTGAAGAGCG gacctcagagcagctggtggaggaggaagaaccCATGAATCTTTAG
- the HDAC7 gene encoding histone deacetylase 7 isoform X2 produces the protein MDVCSRTWCLRGCVRSDGTQVSPGAHCPSPPGTGCPRPCADTPGPQPQPMDLRVGQRPPVEPPPEPTLLALQHPQRLHHHLFLAGLQTQRSAETMRVKIELPTHAAASSSDLAPLPPFSLPRPSPPSPTPRPSLGGRPSPQLSMDTPLPELQVGQQEQELRQLLNKDKSKRSAVASSVVKQKLAEVILKKQQAALERTVHPNSPSVPYRTLEPLETEGAARSMLSSFLPPVPSLPSDPPEHFPLRKTVSEPNLKLRYKPKKSLERRKNPLLRKESAPPSLRRRPAETLGDSSPSSSSTPASGCSSPNDSEHGPNPVLGSEALLGQRLRLQETSLAPFALLPTITLGLPAPARADGDRRTHATLGPRGPVLASPHAPLFLPHGLEPEAGGPLPSRLQPILLLDPSVSHAPLLTVPGLGPLPFHFAQSLLTTERPSGSGLHRPLSRTRSEPLPPSATAPPLLGPLQPRLERLKPHVQLIKRPAKPSEKPRLQQIPSAEDLETDGGGVGPLGDDGLEHREASHGQHEARGPVPLQQHQQVYLWEQQRLAGRLPRGATGDSVLPPLAQGGHRPLSRAQSSPAAPASLPTPEPTSQARVLPSSETPARTLPFTTGLVYDSVMLKHQCSCGDNSRHPEHAGRIQSIWSRLLERGLRSQCESLRGRKASLEELQSVHSERHVLLYGTNPLSRLKLDNGKLAGLLAQRMFVMLPCGGVGVDTDTIWNELHSSNAARWAAGSVTDLAFKVASRELKNGFAVVRPPGHHADHSTAMGFCFFNSVAIACRQLQQQGKASKILIVDWDVHHGNGTQQTFYQDPSVLYISLHRHDDGNFFPGSGAVDEVGAGSGEGFNVNVAWAGGLDPPVGDPEYLAAFRIVVMPIAREFSPDLVLVSAGFDAAEGHPPPLGGYHVSAKCFGYMTQQLMSLAGGAVVLALEGGHDLTAICDASEACVAALLGNKVDPLSEEGWKQKPNLNAIRSLEAVIRVHSEYWGCMQRLASCPDSWVPRVPGADAEVEAVTALASLSVGILTEERTSEQLVEEEEPMNL, from the exons ATGGACCTGCGGGTGGGCCAGCGGCCCCCGGTGGAGCCCCCGCCGGAGCCCACGCTGCTGGCCCTGCAGCACCCCCAGCGCCTGCACCACCACCTcttcctggctggcctgcagacCCAGCGCTCGGCGGAGACCATGAGGGTAAAGATAGAGCTCCCCACGCACGCAGCGGCCTCGAGCTCAGACctggcacccctccctcccttcagccTCCCCAGACCCTCGCCTCCGTCTCCAACTCCTCGCCCCTCCCTGGGCGGCCGGCCCTCCCCACAGCTCTCAATGGACACGCCGTTGCCCGAGTTGCAGGTGGGGCAGCAGGAGCAGGAGCTGCGGCAGCTTCTCAATAAGGACAAGAGCAAGCGCA GTGCCGTAGCCAGCAGTGTGGTCAAGCAGAAGCTGGCAGAGGTGATTCTGAAGAAACAGCAGGCAGCCTTAGAGAGGACGGTCCATCCCAATAGCCCCAGCGTTCCCTACAG AACTCTTGAGCCCTTGGAGACGGAAGGAGCTGCCCGTTCCATGCTCAGCAGCTTCCTGCCTCCTGTACCCAGCCTGCCGAGCGACCCCCCAGAACACTTCCCTCTGCGTAAGACAG TCTCTGAGCCCAACCTGAAGCTGCGCTACAAGCCCAAAAAGTCCCTGGAGCGGAGGAAGAACCCGCTGCTGCGGAAGGAGAGCGCCCCGCCCAGCCTCCGGCGGCGGCCGGCAGAGACCCTCGGCG ACTCCTCCCCCAGTAGTAGCAGCACGCCGGCGTCAGGGTGCAGCTCCCCCAATGACAGCGAGCACGGCCCCAACCCGGTCCTGGGCTCCGAG GCGCTCTTGGGCCAGCGGCTGCGGCTGCAGGAGACCTCTCTGGCTCCGTTCGCCTTGCTGCCCACAATCACGCTGGGGCTGCCCGCCCCTGCCAGG GCTGATGGTGACCGCAGGACCCATGCGACTCTGGGCCCTCGGGGACCAGTCCTGGCGAGTCCCCATGCTCCCCTCTTCCTGCCCCATGGCCTGGAGCCCGAGGCTGGAGGCCCCCTGCCCTCTCGCCTGCAGCCCATTCTCCTCCTGGATCCTTCGGTCTCTCACGCCCCCCTGCTGACTG TGCCTGGGCTTGGGCCCCTGCCCTTCCACTTTGCCCAGTCCTTACTGACCACCGAGCGGCCCTCCGGGTCAGGCCTCCACCGGCCGCTGAGCCGGACCCGCTCAGAGCCCCTGCCCCCAAGCGCCACTGCCCCCCCACTGCTGGGCCCCCTGCAGCCCCGCCTGGAGCGGCTCAAACCTCATGTCCAGCTGATCAAG aggccagCCAAGCCGAGTGAGAAGCCCCGACTGCAGCAGATACCCTCGGCTGAGGACCTCGAGACAGATGGCGGGGGCGTGGGGCCGCTGGGGGATGACGGCCTGGAGCACAGGGAGGCCAGCCATGGGCAGCATGAGGCCCGAGGCCCTGTTCCTCTCCAGCAGCACCAGCAG GTGTACCTCTGGGAGCAGCAGCGACTGGCTGGGCGGCTCCCCCGGGGAGCCACTGGGGACTCCGTGCTGCCTCCCCTGGCCCAGGGCGGTCACCGGCCTCTGTCCAGGGCTCAGTCTTCCCCAGCCGCGCCTGCCTCCCTGCCAACCCCAGAGCCCACCAGCCAGGCCCGTGTCCTGCCCAGCTCAGAGACCCCTGCCCGGACCCTGCCCTTCACCACAG GGCTGGTCTATGACTCAGTAATGCTGAAGCACCAGTGCTCCTGTGGAGACAACAGCCGGCACCCGGAGCACGCGGGCCGCATCCAGAGCATCTGGTCCCGGCTGCTGGAGCGGGGGCTCCGGAGCCAGTGCGAG TCTCTACGGGGCCGGAAGGCCTCCCTGGAGGAGCTGCAGTCAGTGCACTCGGAGCGGCACGTGCTCCTCTACGGCACCAACCCGCTCAGCCGCCTCAAACTGGACAATGGGAAGCTGGCAG GGCTCCTGGCACAGCGGATGTTCGTGATGCTGCCCTGCGGTGGCGTTGGG GTGGATACCGACACCATCTGGAACGAGCTGCACTCCTCCAACGCGGCCCGCTGGGCTGCCGGCAGCGTCACTGACCTCGCCTTCAAAGTGGCTTCCCGAGAGCTAAAG AACGGTTTTGCTGTGGTTCGGCCCCCAGGACACCATGCAGACCATTCCACAGCCAT gGGCTTCTGCTTCTTCAACTCAGTGGCCATCGCCTGCCGGCAGCTGCAACAACAGGGCAAGGCCAGCAAGATCCTCATTGTGGACTGG GACGTTCACCATGGCAACGGCACACAGCAGACCTTCTACCAGGACCCCAGCGTGCTCTACATCTCCCTTCATCGCCACGACGATGGCAACTTCTTCCCAGGCAGTGGGGCTGTGGATGAG GTGGGAGCTGGCAGCGGTGAGGGCTTCAACGTCAATGTGGCCTGGGCTGGAGGTCTGGACCCCCCAGTGGGGGATCCTGAGTACCTGGCCGCCTTCAG GATAGTCGTGATGCCCATCGCCCGGGAGTTCTCTCCGGACCTGGTCCTGGTGTCAGCTGGGTTTGATGCTGCCGAGGGTCACCCACCCCCACTGGGCGGCTACCATGTTTCCGCCAAAT GTTTTGGGTACATGACGCAGCAGCTGATGAGCCTGGCGGGAGGTGCGGTGGTGCTGGCCTTGGAGGGTGGCCACGATCTCACAGCCATCTGTGACGCCTCTGAGGCCTGTGTGGCTGCTCTTCTAGGCAACAAG GTGGATCCCCTCTCAGAAGAAGGCTGGAAACAGAAACCCAACCTCAATGCCATCCGCTCTCTGGAAGCTGTGATCCGGGTGCACA GTGAATACTGGGGCTGCATGCAGCGCCTGGCCTCCTGTCCAGACTCCTGGGTGCCCAGGGTGCCAGGGGCCGATGCAGAAGTGGAGGCAGTAACTGCACTGGCATCCCTCTCCGTGGGCATCCTGACTGAAGAGCG gacctcagagcagctggtggaggaggaagaaccCATGAATCTTTAG
- the HDAC7 gene encoding histone deacetylase 7 isoform X4 translates to MLNFLFQGLVLREQGSEDGTQVSPGAHCPSPPGTGCPRPCADTPGPQPQPMDLRVGQRPPVEPPPEPTLLALQHPQRLHHHLFLAGLQTQRSAETMRVKIELPTHAAASSSDLAPLPPFSLPRPSPPSPTPRPSLGGRPSPQLSMDTPLPELQVGQQEQELRQLLNKDKSKRSAVASSVVKQKLAEVILKKQQAALERTVHPNSPSVPYRTLEPLETEGAARSMLSSFLPPVPSLPSDPPEHFPLRKTVSEPNLKLRYKPKKSLERRKNPLLRKESAPPSLRRRPAETLGDSSPSSSSTPASGCSSPNDSEHGPNPVLGSEADGDRRTHATLGPRGPVLASPHAPLFLPHGLEPEAGGPLPSRLQPILLLDPSVSHAPLLTVPGLGPLPFHFAQSLLTTERPSGSGLHRPLSRTRSEPLPPSATAPPLLGPLQPRLERLKPHVQLIKRPAKPSEKPRLQQIPSAEDLETDGGGVGPLGDDGLEHREASHGQHEARGPVPLQQHQQVYLWEQQRLAGRLPRGATGDSVLPPLAQGGHRPLSRAQSSPAAPASLPTPEPTSQARVLPSSETPARTLPFTTGLVYDSVMLKHQCSCGDNSRHPEHAGRIQSIWSRLLERGLRSQCESLRGRKASLEELQSVHSERHVLLYGTNPLSRLKLDNGKLAGLLAQRMFVMLPCGGVGVDTDTIWNELHSSNAARWAAGSVTDLAFKVASRELKNGFAVVRPPGHHADHSTAMGFCFFNSVAIACRQLQQQGKASKILIVDWDVHHGNGTQQTFYQDPSVLYISLHRHDDGNFFPGSGAVDEVGAGSGEGFNVNVAWAGGLDPPVGDPEYLAAFRIVVMPIAREFSPDLVLVSAGFDAAEGHPPPLGGYHVSAKCFGYMTQQLMSLAGGAVVLALEGGHDLTAICDASEACVAALLGNKVDPLSEEGWKQKPNLNAIRSLEAVIRVHSEYWGCMQRLASCPDSWVPRVPGADAEVEAVTALASLSVGILTEERTSEQLVEEEEPMNL, encoded by the exons ATGGACCTGCGGGTGGGCCAGCGGCCCCCGGTGGAGCCCCCGCCGGAGCCCACGCTGCTGGCCCTGCAGCACCCCCAGCGCCTGCACCACCACCTcttcctggctggcctgcagacCCAGCGCTCGGCGGAGACCATGAGGGTAAAGATAGAGCTCCCCACGCACGCAGCGGCCTCGAGCTCAGACctggcacccctccctcccttcagccTCCCCAGACCCTCGCCTCCGTCTCCAACTCCTCGCCCCTCCCTGGGCGGCCGGCCCTCCCCACAGCTCTCAATGGACACGCCGTTGCCCGAGTTGCAGGTGGGGCAGCAGGAGCAGGAGCTGCGGCAGCTTCTCAATAAGGACAAGAGCAAGCGCA GTGCCGTAGCCAGCAGTGTGGTCAAGCAGAAGCTGGCAGAGGTGATTCTGAAGAAACAGCAGGCAGCCTTAGAGAGGACGGTCCATCCCAATAGCCCCAGCGTTCCCTACAG AACTCTTGAGCCCTTGGAGACGGAAGGAGCTGCCCGTTCCATGCTCAGCAGCTTCCTGCCTCCTGTACCCAGCCTGCCGAGCGACCCCCCAGAACACTTCCCTCTGCGTAAGACAG TCTCTGAGCCCAACCTGAAGCTGCGCTACAAGCCCAAAAAGTCCCTGGAGCGGAGGAAGAACCCGCTGCTGCGGAAGGAGAGCGCCCCGCCCAGCCTCCGGCGGCGGCCGGCAGAGACCCTCGGCG ACTCCTCCCCCAGTAGTAGCAGCACGCCGGCGTCAGGGTGCAGCTCCCCCAATGACAGCGAGCACGGCCCCAACCCGGTCCTGGGCTCCGAG GCTGATGGTGACCGCAGGACCCATGCGACTCTGGGCCCTCGGGGACCAGTCCTGGCGAGTCCCCATGCTCCCCTCTTCCTGCCCCATGGCCTGGAGCCCGAGGCTGGAGGCCCCCTGCCCTCTCGCCTGCAGCCCATTCTCCTCCTGGATCCTTCGGTCTCTCACGCCCCCCTGCTGACTG TGCCTGGGCTTGGGCCCCTGCCCTTCCACTTTGCCCAGTCCTTACTGACCACCGAGCGGCCCTCCGGGTCAGGCCTCCACCGGCCGCTGAGCCGGACCCGCTCAGAGCCCCTGCCCCCAAGCGCCACTGCCCCCCCACTGCTGGGCCCCCTGCAGCCCCGCCTGGAGCGGCTCAAACCTCATGTCCAGCTGATCAAG aggccagCCAAGCCGAGTGAGAAGCCCCGACTGCAGCAGATACCCTCGGCTGAGGACCTCGAGACAGATGGCGGGGGCGTGGGGCCGCTGGGGGATGACGGCCTGGAGCACAGGGAGGCCAGCCATGGGCAGCATGAGGCCCGAGGCCCTGTTCCTCTCCAGCAGCACCAGCAG GTGTACCTCTGGGAGCAGCAGCGACTGGCTGGGCGGCTCCCCCGGGGAGCCACTGGGGACTCCGTGCTGCCTCCCCTGGCCCAGGGCGGTCACCGGCCTCTGTCCAGGGCTCAGTCTTCCCCAGCCGCGCCTGCCTCCCTGCCAACCCCAGAGCCCACCAGCCAGGCCCGTGTCCTGCCCAGCTCAGAGACCCCTGCCCGGACCCTGCCCTTCACCACAG GGCTGGTCTATGACTCAGTAATGCTGAAGCACCAGTGCTCCTGTGGAGACAACAGCCGGCACCCGGAGCACGCGGGCCGCATCCAGAGCATCTGGTCCCGGCTGCTGGAGCGGGGGCTCCGGAGCCAGTGCGAG TCTCTACGGGGCCGGAAGGCCTCCCTGGAGGAGCTGCAGTCAGTGCACTCGGAGCGGCACGTGCTCCTCTACGGCACCAACCCGCTCAGCCGCCTCAAACTGGACAATGGGAAGCTGGCAG GGCTCCTGGCACAGCGGATGTTCGTGATGCTGCCCTGCGGTGGCGTTGGG GTGGATACCGACACCATCTGGAACGAGCTGCACTCCTCCAACGCGGCCCGCTGGGCTGCCGGCAGCGTCACTGACCTCGCCTTCAAAGTGGCTTCCCGAGAGCTAAAG AACGGTTTTGCTGTGGTTCGGCCCCCAGGACACCATGCAGACCATTCCACAGCCAT gGGCTTCTGCTTCTTCAACTCAGTGGCCATCGCCTGCCGGCAGCTGCAACAACAGGGCAAGGCCAGCAAGATCCTCATTGTGGACTGG GACGTTCACCATGGCAACGGCACACAGCAGACCTTCTACCAGGACCCCAGCGTGCTCTACATCTCCCTTCATCGCCACGACGATGGCAACTTCTTCCCAGGCAGTGGGGCTGTGGATGAG GTGGGAGCTGGCAGCGGTGAGGGCTTCAACGTCAATGTGGCCTGGGCTGGAGGTCTGGACCCCCCAGTGGGGGATCCTGAGTACCTGGCCGCCTTCAG GATAGTCGTGATGCCCATCGCCCGGGAGTTCTCTCCGGACCTGGTCCTGGTGTCAGCTGGGTTTGATGCTGCCGAGGGTCACCCACCCCCACTGGGCGGCTACCATGTTTCCGCCAAAT GTTTTGGGTACATGACGCAGCAGCTGATGAGCCTGGCGGGAGGTGCGGTGGTGCTGGCCTTGGAGGGTGGCCACGATCTCACAGCCATCTGTGACGCCTCTGAGGCCTGTGTGGCTGCTCTTCTAGGCAACAAG GTGGATCCCCTCTCAGAAGAAGGCTGGAAACAGAAACCCAACCTCAATGCCATCCGCTCTCTGGAAGCTGTGATCCGGGTGCACA GTGAATACTGGGGCTGCATGCAGCGCCTGGCCTCCTGTCCAGACTCCTGGGTGCCCAGGGTGCCAGGGGCCGATGCAGAAGTGGAGGCAGTAACTGCACTGGCATCCCTCTCCGTGGGCATCCTGACTGAAGAGCG gacctcagagcagctggtggaggaggaagaaccCATGAATCTTTAG